A stretch of Bradyrhizobium sp. AZCC 2262 DNA encodes these proteins:
- a CDS encoding FdhF/YdeP family oxidoreductase — translation MSDDDVVGVREYDGAAAGWGALKAVADAVRGQMAIVKETHGLLSMNQPHGFDCPGCAWPDPKHTSSFEFCENGAKAVAWEATAKRTTPEFFAAHTVSELWNWQDFDLENEGRLTHPMVYDQATDKYLPISWDEALARIGAALRELPHPDMAEFYTSGRASNEAAFLYQLFVREYGTNNFPDCSNMCHEATSVGLPESIGVGKGTVTLEDFDHCDALFCIGHNPGTNHPRMLTTLRAVSKRGVPIIAFNPLHERGLERFTSPQHPVEMLTLSSTPIASTYYLVKVGGDIAVLKGIMKTLVALDAKSLAEGGSGVLDRNFIRDHTTGIDELLADLDATSWDSIEEASGLSRSDIEAVGEIYAKAERVIINYGMGITQHRHGTGNVQQIANLLMLRGNIGRKGAGISPLRGHSNVQGDRTVGITEIPNNALLDGLARVFGFEPPRHKGHNAVEAIEAIRDGRSKALVCLGGNLAVAMSDPEVTFKAMRKLDLAVHIATKLNRTHLLVAKQSFILPCLGRTEIDIQATGRQSVTVEDSMSMVHASRGGLKPASEHLKSEPAIIAEIALATLPNTRVKWAELVSDYGKIRDCIEAIFPEFADFNNRIKKPGGFRLYVAASERDWWTPTKRANFIIYPGTDEDPRVADREALTLTTIRSHDQYNTTIYGMNDRYRGITGRRDVVFVNEHDLASRGLKHGDLVDITVVPDAGSKAGERVMRNLTAVAYHIAQGSIAAYYPEANVLVALDHYDAKSGTPSYKSTPVLIRAS, via the coding sequence ATGAGCGACGACGATGTCGTAGGCGTCCGCGAATACGATGGAGCTGCGGCGGGGTGGGGCGCCCTGAAGGCCGTGGCGGACGCGGTGCGCGGTCAGATGGCCATTGTGAAGGAGACCCACGGTCTCCTCAGCATGAACCAGCCGCATGGGTTTGATTGCCCGGGCTGCGCCTGGCCCGATCCCAAACATACCTCCTCGTTCGAGTTTTGCGAGAACGGCGCCAAAGCTGTCGCCTGGGAGGCAACCGCCAAACGGACGACGCCCGAATTCTTTGCAGCGCATACGGTCAGCGAACTCTGGAATTGGCAAGATTTCGACCTCGAGAACGAGGGGCGCTTGACTCACCCAATGGTCTACGATCAGGCAACGGACAAATACCTGCCGATTTCTTGGGACGAGGCGCTGGCGAGGATCGGCGCCGCGCTCCGCGAGTTACCGCATCCCGACATGGCGGAGTTTTATACGTCCGGCCGCGCATCCAATGAGGCGGCCTTTCTCTATCAGCTGTTCGTGCGGGAATACGGAACCAACAATTTTCCCGACTGCTCGAATATGTGCCATGAGGCGACGAGCGTCGGTCTGCCGGAATCAATTGGTGTCGGCAAGGGAACCGTGACCCTGGAGGATTTCGATCATTGCGACGCGCTTTTCTGTATCGGCCATAATCCTGGGACCAATCATCCCCGTATGCTGACGACGCTGCGCGCAGTCTCGAAGCGGGGAGTGCCGATTATCGCCTTCAATCCGCTGCACGAGCGCGGACTGGAACGGTTCACGTCGCCGCAACACCCTGTCGAAATGTTGACGCTGAGCTCGACGCCGATCGCCTCGACCTACTATCTGGTGAAGGTTGGCGGAGATATCGCGGTACTGAAGGGGATCATGAAGACCCTCGTGGCGCTCGATGCTAAAAGCCTTGCCGAAGGCGGTTCCGGCGTTCTCGACCGGAATTTCATCAGAGATCATACGACCGGAATCGATGAACTGCTGGCTGACCTCGATGCGACCTCCTGGGATTCGATTGAGGAAGCTTCGGGTCTATCACGATCCGATATCGAGGCCGTCGGCGAAATCTACGCCAAGGCCGAGCGCGTCATCATCAATTACGGCATGGGGATCACCCAGCATCGCCACGGCACTGGCAATGTTCAGCAGATCGCCAATCTGTTGATGCTCCGCGGCAATATCGGGCGCAAGGGCGCGGGCATCTCTCCGTTGCGCGGCCATTCGAACGTGCAGGGTGATCGCACGGTCGGGATCACCGAGATTCCGAACAATGCGCTTCTGGACGGGCTGGCCCGCGTGTTTGGATTCGAGCCGCCGCGCCACAAGGGCCACAACGCGGTCGAAGCCATCGAAGCGATCCGGGATGGGCGATCGAAGGCGTTGGTTTGCCTCGGCGGCAACCTGGCCGTTGCCATGTCGGATCCGGAAGTCACATTCAAGGCAATGCGGAAGCTCGATCTCGCGGTGCACATCGCCACCAAGCTCAATCGCACCCATCTGCTGGTCGCAAAGCAATCTTTCATTCTACCCTGTCTGGGACGCACCGAGATTGATATTCAGGCCACTGGTCGCCAGTCGGTCACTGTGGAAGATTCAATGTCGATGGTCCATGCTTCGCGCGGCGGCCTGAAGCCGGCGTCCGAGCATCTCAAGTCGGAGCCGGCGATTATCGCGGAAATCGCGCTGGCAACATTGCCGAACACACGCGTCAAATGGGCCGAGCTGGTTTCCGATTACGGAAAGATTCGCGATTGCATCGAGGCGATCTTTCCGGAATTCGCCGATTTCAACAACCGGATCAAGAAGCCGGGTGGATTTCGGCTCTATGTTGCAGCATCAGAGCGTGATTGGTGGACGCCGACGAAGAGGGCCAATTTCATCATCTATCCCGGAACAGATGAGGATCCGCGGGTGGCCGATCGTGAAGCTCTCACGCTCACAACGATCAGAAGTCACGACCAGTACAATACAACGATCTATGGCATGAACGATCGCTATCGCGGAATTACGGGGCGGCGCGACGTTGTGTTCGTCAATGAGCACGACCTCGCCAGCCGCGGCCTGAAGCATGGCGATCTCGTCGATATCACCGTCGTGCCCGATGCCGGATCGAAAGCGGGCGAGCGGGTCATGCGCAACCTGACGGCGGTCGCCTACCATATCGCGCAGGGTTCGATCGCGGCCTATTATCCGGAGGCGAATGTCCTGGTTGCGCTCGATCACTACGACGCAAAATCCGGAACGCCTTCCTACAAGTCGACTCCGGTTCTGATCCGCGCTTCGTGA